One genomic region from Bacillus aquiflavi encodes:
- a CDS encoding phosphorothioated DNA-binding restriction endonuclease: MNREKLLEHVKTLAVWKKKGVRAPHKPLLLLYAISQVKNNSQRLFIYSEIKEKLKELLIEFGPVRKSYHPEEPFVRLVHDGLWELSNDQVNTKNPSNKKLIEENIAGGFTTDVYQLLKKDTSLAQEITEMILQLHFPETIHEDILAAIGLDFSTIKKKRDRDFRDKVLKAYEYSCAVCGFRVHLGHHLVGIEAAHIKWHQAGGPDIEENGIALCSLHHKLFDRGVFTIDPSRKMIVSEYAHGNNGFEEWLMKYHGQTIKSPLQPTYNPNDLYLNWHVREVFKGPGRYTTTSN, translated from the coding sequence TTGAATAGAGAAAAGTTACTTGAGCATGTAAAAACGTTAGCAGTCTGGAAAAAAAAAGGTGTGAGAGCTCCTCATAAACCATTACTTTTACTTTACGCCATTAGTCAAGTAAAAAATAACAGTCAGCGACTTTTCATTTACAGTGAAATAAAAGAGAAACTTAAAGAGTTACTAATAGAATTCGGACCAGTGAGAAAATCCTATCATCCAGAAGAACCATTTGTCCGCTTAGTGCATGATGGATTATGGGAGCTGTCTAACGATCAGGTTAATACGAAAAACCCTAGTAATAAAAAATTAATTGAGGAAAACATTGCCGGGGGATTTACAACCGATGTTTATCAACTCTTAAAGAAAGATACTAGTTTAGCCCAGGAAATAACTGAAATGATTTTACAACTGCACTTTCCAGAAACTATTCATGAAGATATTTTAGCAGCTATTGGGCTTGATTTTAGTACAATAAAAAAGAAAAGAGACCGGGATTTTAGAGATAAAGTTTTAAAAGCATATGAATATTCTTGTGCGGTTTGCGGTTTCCGTGTTCACTTAGGTCATCATTTAGTTGGAATTGAAGCTGCACATATTAAATGGCACCAAGCAGGCGGTCCAGATATTGAGGAAAATGGAATTGCACTCTGCTCTCTCCACCATAAACTTTTCGATCGTGGAGTTTTTACAATTGATCCATCTAGAAAGATGATTGTTTCAGAATACGCACATGGCAATAACGGCTTTGAAGAATGGTTAATGAAATATCATGGTCAAACGATCAAATCACCGTTACAGCCAACATATAATCCGAACGATCTCTACTTAAACTGGCATGTGAGAGAAGTATTCAAAGGACCTGGAAGATATACTACTACTTCTAATTAA
- the thiC gene encoding phosphomethylpyrimidine synthase ThiC, with amino-acid sequence MANLTPFPNSKKVYIEGSRPDIKVPMREISQSAPEENPPVRVYDTSGPYTDTHCDIKIEKGLPPLRRQWILERSDVEEYSPRVTFEDNIFTNKKIVRAKTGKTVTQMHYAKKGIITPEMEFVAIRENLDPEFVCKEVASGRAIIPVNINHPESEPMIIGRNFHVKVNANIGTSAVSSSISEEIEKMTWAIRWGADTIMDLSTGKHIHTTREWIIRNSPVPVGTVPIYQTLEKVDGIAENLTWEIYRDTLIEQAEQGVDYFTIHAGVLLRYIPLTSKRTTGIVSRGGSIMAQLFLAHHKENFLYTHFEDICEILKRYDISISLGDGLRPGSIADANDEAQFAELETLGELTKIAWKHDVQVMIEGPGHVPMHLIKENVEKQQQLCHDTPFYTLGPLTTDIAPGYDHITSAIGAAMIGSFGTAMLCYVTPKEHLGLPNKNDVREGVIAYKIAAHAADLAKGHPGAQLRDDALSKARFEFRWNDQFNLSLDPLRAKEYHDETLPAEGAKTAHFCSMCGPKFCSMRISHDIRNMSEEEIEKGLKEKAKEFVEGGSSIYQ; translated from the coding sequence ATGGCAAATTTAACCCCATTTCCAAATAGTAAAAAAGTTTATATAGAAGGATCGAGACCAGATATAAAAGTTCCGATGAGAGAAATCTCTCAAAGTGCACCTGAAGAAAATCCGCCTGTACGAGTGTACGATACTAGCGGACCGTATACAGATACTCATTGCGATATAAAGATAGAAAAAGGATTGCCGCCCCTTCGTAGACAATGGATATTAGAACGCAGTGATGTTGAGGAGTATTCGCCTAGAGTAACATTCGAAGACAATATATTTACAAATAAAAAAATAGTGAGAGCGAAAACAGGAAAAACTGTCACCCAAATGCATTATGCAAAAAAAGGGATCATTACACCGGAAATGGAATTTGTCGCTATAAGGGAAAATCTTGATCCAGAATTTGTATGCAAAGAAGTTGCGTCTGGAAGAGCAATTATCCCTGTAAACATTAATCATCCCGAGAGTGAACCGATGATTATCGGGCGAAATTTCCATGTGAAGGTGAATGCTAATATTGGAACGTCTGCAGTTTCTTCATCTATTTCTGAAGAGATAGAGAAAATGACATGGGCCATTCGTTGGGGAGCAGATACGATTATGGATTTATCCACTGGAAAACATATTCACACGACAAGAGAATGGATTATTCGTAATTCTCCTGTTCCAGTCGGTACTGTTCCAATCTATCAAACTCTCGAAAAGGTCGATGGCATTGCGGAAAACCTTACGTGGGAGATTTACCGTGATACGCTAATTGAGCAGGCTGAACAAGGTGTTGATTATTTTACAATCCATGCAGGGGTATTATTACGGTATATTCCTTTAACAAGTAAACGAACAACTGGAATTGTTTCTCGCGGCGGCTCGATTATGGCGCAATTGTTTTTAGCCCATCATAAAGAGAATTTTCTTTACACACACTTTGAAGATATTTGTGAAATTTTAAAAAGATATGATATTTCGATTTCATTAGGTGATGGGTTACGACCAGGTTCTATCGCGGATGCTAATGATGAAGCACAATTTGCTGAGCTTGAAACATTAGGCGAATTAACGAAAATCGCTTGGAAGCATGATGTTCAAGTAATGATTGAAGGGCCTGGACATGTCCCGATGCATTTAATTAAAGAAAATGTAGAAAAACAGCAACAACTTTGTCATGACACGCCATTTTACACATTAGGACCACTTACAACCGATATTGCACCAGGATATGATCACATTACTTCAGCAATTGGGGCAGCAATGATTGGTTCATTCGGTACAGCAATGTTATGTTATGTAACGCCAAAAGAGCACCTAGGGTTACCGAATAAAAACGATGTGCGCGAAGGAGTAATCGCCTACAAAATTGCTGCACATGCAGCTGATTTAGCAAAAGGTCATCCGGGAGCACAGTTACGAGACGATGCTTTATCAAAAGCCCGTTTTGAGTTTCGCTGGAATGATCAATTTAATCTGTCTTTAGATCCGTTGCGAGCAAAAGAGTATCATGATGAAACACTTCCAGCAGAAGGAGCTAAAACAGCCCATTTTTGTTCAATGTGCGGTCCAAAATTTTGTTCAATGAGGATTTCTCATGATATTCGAAACATGTCGGAAGAAGAGATTGAAAAAGGATTGAAAGAAAAGGCAAAGGAGTTTGTCGAAGGTGGCTCATCTATTTATCAATAA
- a CDS encoding glycoside hydrolase family 3 protein, producing MKICCRFLGMLLILILVMSGPLSAVTSAAWDDPTRPGWKDDQAARGWIQSKIQHMSLEEKIGQLFMIHVYGKTPEDASYEETNVRQNRGAKNFKEAIEKYHIGGVIYFNWTDNIGTPLDAQQVNSLSNGLQKIAMDQRMPIPLLIATDQEGGVVARVTEPATVFPGNMAIAASRSTAYAEKSAEIMGAELKSLGINMDLAPVLDVNINPDNPVIGVRSFSESPELVADLGSAQVKGYQSQNLIVTAKHFPGHGDTNVDSHYGLPIINHDLKTLHEVDLKPFKAAIHNGIDAIMPGHIVVPALDDSGLPATLSKPILTDLLRKELGFNGVIITDSLGMSGANVVPRERVPVEAFKAGADILLNPPDVELSYNAMLNAVQSGEISEKRVDESVFRILMLKFKRGLFHSPETPADEIQNIGTDDHLNIAAEITEKSITLVKNDNDILPLKQEQQIFVTGPSVGNPSMLSQLLTEKGISSNSYPTSTNPTSAEISSAVEQAQNAHIVIVTTYTANTNSAQKELVRALKDSGKKVVVASMRNPYDLLAFPDIDANVLTYGFRQVSIEALAKVLTGELSPTGQLPVTIPTLYPYGHGLSY from the coding sequence ATGAAAATATGTTGTCGTTTCCTCGGTATGTTACTTATTCTTATTCTCGTTATGAGTGGACCTTTGTCTGCTGTTACTTCAGCAGCCTGGGATGATCCGACAAGGCCGGGATGGAAGGATGATCAAGCAGCAAGAGGATGGATACAAAGTAAAATTCAACATATGTCTCTTGAAGAAAAAATCGGCCAGCTGTTTATGATTCATGTTTATGGGAAAACCCCGGAAGACGCAAGTTATGAAGAAACGAATGTAAGACAAAATAGAGGAGCAAAAAATTTTAAAGAGGCGATTGAAAAATACCATATCGGCGGGGTTATTTATTTTAACTGGACAGATAATATTGGAACTCCGCTTGATGCTCAACAAGTTAACTCTCTCTCGAACGGATTACAAAAAATTGCAATGGATCAGCGCATGCCGATCCCGTTGTTAATTGCTACCGACCAAGAAGGTGGGGTAGTAGCAAGAGTGACTGAGCCGGCAACTGTTTTTCCAGGGAATATGGCAATTGCCGCTTCCCGGTCAACAGCTTATGCGGAAAAATCCGCTGAGATCATGGGTGCAGAGTTAAAAAGTCTTGGAATTAATATGGATTTGGCCCCAGTGCTAGATGTCAACATAAACCCTGACAATCCAGTTATTGGAGTGAGGTCTTTTTCAGAAAGTCCTGAGCTTGTTGCTGATCTTGGTTCAGCTCAAGTGAAAGGATATCAAAGTCAAAATCTGATCGTGACTGCAAAGCATTTTCCCGGACATGGTGATACGAATGTTGACTCTCATTACGGTCTTCCAATTATTAACCATGATTTAAAAACGTTGCATGAAGTTGATTTAAAGCCTTTTAAAGCAGCGATTCATAACGGAATTGATGCGATTATGCCGGGACATATTGTCGTCCCTGCTCTTGATGACTCCGGACTCCCAGCGACATTATCGAAACCAATCTTAACTGATTTGCTTCGGAAGGAATTAGGATTTAATGGTGTTATCATTACTGATAGCCTCGGAATGTCGGGGGCGAACGTCGTTCCTAGAGAACGTGTTCCTGTAGAAGCTTTTAAGGCTGGGGCTGATATTCTTCTTAATCCTCCAGATGTTGAGCTTAGTTATAATGCAATGCTTAATGCCGTACAGAGCGGTGAGATCTCTGAAAAACGTGTAGATGAATCTGTTTTTAGAATCTTAATGTTAAAGTTTAAAAGAGGTCTTTTCCATTCCCCTGAAACTCCTGCAGATGAAATACAAAACATTGGTACAGATGATCATTTGAATATAGCAGCTGAAATAACTGAAAAAAGCATTACGCTCGTAAAGAATGACAACGACATATTACCATTGAAACAAGAGCAGCAAATATTTGTTACTGGACCTTCAGTAGGAAATCCAAGTATGCTTTCACAGCTGCTTACTGAGAAAGGAATCAGTTCTAACAGCTATCCAACTAGCACTAATCCAACGAGTGCTGAAATCAGTTCGGCTGTAGAACAAGCACAAAATGCTCATATCGTGATTGTAACAACATACACAGCAAATACAAATTCGGCTCAAAAAGAGCTTGTTCGTGCTTTGAAAGACTCCGGAAAAAAAGTTGTTGTTGCATCGATGCGGAATCCATACGATTTGCTTGCATTTCCAGATATTGATGCCAATGTGTTAACGTACGGGTTTCGACAAGTTTCTATTGAAGCATTAGCAAAAGTTTTGACTGGTGAACTGTCTCCGACTGGGCAGCTTCCTGTGACTATTCCGACATTATACCCATACGGTCATGGTTTAAGCTATTAA
- a CDS encoding NAD(P)H-dependent oxidoreductase — protein sequence MKNVLLIDGHDYYERAKGNLTKEMCSSIYHILKEKYEIKTTVVYDGYDVPDEIEKFKWADVIIIQTPIYWFNLPGVLKKYIDDVFEPNIFFTKSESEKFGRGGLFTNKYYMLSLSWGASEKEFSKDHLNFLEGKNEDEVLFSVHKTMEYCGLKPLKTFSLYKAMRDPNLEKRLADVKKHLKDIFHI from the coding sequence ATGAAAAATGTACTATTAATCGATGGTCACGATTATTATGAACGGGCAAAAGGCAATCTTACTAAGGAAATGTGCTCTTCAATCTATCATATACTTAAGGAAAAATATGAAATTAAAACGACGGTTGTATATGATGGATATGATGTTCCTGATGAAATCGAAAAATTCAAATGGGCAGATGTTATTATCATCCAAACACCAATTTATTGGTTTAATCTCCCTGGTGTGCTGAAAAAGTATATTGACGATGTATTTGAACCAAATATATTTTTTACAAAATCCGAATCCGAAAAGTTTGGTCGCGGCGGGCTGTTTACAAATAAATACTATATGCTTTCTCTTAGCTGGGGTGCATCTGAAAAGGAATTTTCGAAAGATCACTTGAACTTTCTTGAAGGGAAAAATGAAGATGAAGTCCTTTTTAGCGTGCATAAAACAATGGAGTATTGCGGATTGAAACCGTTAAAAACTTTCTCATTATATAAAGCAATGCGAGATCCTAACCTTGAAAAGAGATTGGCAGATGTAAAAAAACATTTAAAAGATATTTTTCATATATAG
- a CDS encoding TraB/GumN family protein translates to MKKLFNVLLMLLVLVFSMTACSTTEEAEQKADEKKSQSIKMKEDQSAKKEQADEKPGTIGPFWKITHNDNVVYMLGSIHVATEDFYPLHEKIETAFDQSTYLAVEADIFNMNQLQMQKELEEKAKYADGKTLQADLPADLYSQLKSELQEYGINISMLNEYETWYISMVLEGLQAQKLGYDSELGIDYHFLKKEKDDKEIIELEGVTFQLDLFDQLSPEIQKKLIEVYFAEKKTAKENIEKLVTAWKSGNAEQLSQVLLESEDDSEEYKQFNEVFMDQRNKDMAVKIEEFLNSEEKGTYFVIVGAAHFVGENGIVNILQNKGFTVEEQF, encoded by the coding sequence ATGAAGAAATTATTCAATGTTTTACTCATGTTACTTGTTCTCGTATTTAGTATGACGGCATGCAGTACGACGGAGGAAGCAGAGCAAAAAGCAGACGAAAAAAAATCACAAAGTATTAAAATGAAAGAAGATCAATCAGCTAAAAAAGAACAAGCTGATGAAAAGCCTGGGACGATCGGTCCTTTTTGGAAAATCACTCATAATGACAACGTTGTCTATATGTTAGGTTCAATTCACGTCGCGACTGAAGATTTTTATCCTTTACATGAAAAAATTGAAACAGCATTTGATCAATCAACATATTTAGCAGTTGAAGCGGATATTTTTAATATGAATCAATTGCAAATGCAGAAAGAGCTAGAGGAAAAAGCGAAATATGCAGACGGAAAGACACTGCAAGCCGACTTACCAGCCGATTTATACAGCCAGCTGAAATCAGAGTTGCAAGAGTACGGGATTAATATATCAATGTTAAATGAATATGAAACATGGTATATTTCAATGGTTTTAGAGGGCCTGCAAGCGCAAAAGCTTGGCTACGATTCTGAACTGGGAATTGATTATCACTTCTTAAAAAAGGAAAAAGATGATAAAGAGATCATTGAATTAGAAGGAGTAACCTTTCAACTCGATTTATTTGATCAATTATCTCCGGAAATCCAAAAAAAATTGATAGAAGTTTATTTTGCTGAAAAGAAAACCGCTAAAGAAAACATAGAGAAGCTCGTAACCGCTTGGAAATCAGGTAACGCTGAACAGCTTAGTCAAGTTTTACTAGAGTCTGAGGATGATAGTGAAGAGTATAAGCAATTTAATGAAGTGTTTATGGATCAACGAAATAAAGATATGGCTGTTAAAATTGAAGAGTTTTTAAATAGCGAAGAAAAAGGAACTTATTTTGTTATCGTCGGGGCGGCTCATTTTGTGGGAGAGAACGGCATCGTAAATATACTCCAAAATAAAGGATTCACTGTGGAAGAACAATTTTAA
- a CDS encoding MFS transporter has protein sequence MWRNRNVWIILFGEFIAGLGLWTGIIGNLEFMQDKIPSDFVKSLILSSGLLAGIIVGPLAGKIIDQTKKKTVMVYSGLGRMFSVVFMFIAIYTGSVWWMVLFMISMQISAAFYFPALQSAIPLIVKEKDLLQLNGVHMNVATLSRVIGTALAGAMLVVMSLFMLYISSFIAYFILFIFTLFLQIEETNKQKNISENQSKGDFKEVLPIIKGFPIIMMTLIMTLVPLLFIGGFNLMVINISEIHHDPSVKGLIYAAEGIAFMIGAFFIKQISHKWSPYGIMFFFSVIIGLAQLSLYFVDFKLLTIASFAVFGFAVGCFFPTAATIFQTKMPKKYHGRFFSFRNMLDRIIFQIVLLGTGFLLDLIGLKMMVIVFGIISLSLTTIFYIRYKRYSREQNQKKDVTAV, from the coding sequence ATGTGGAGAAACCGTAATGTATGGATTATCTTATTTGGTGAGTTTATTGCAGGTCTTGGCTTATGGACGGGAATAATCGGAAACTTAGAATTTATGCAAGATAAAATACCTTCTGATTTTGTCAAATCTTTAATTTTATCAAGTGGGTTACTAGCAGGTATTATCGTTGGTCCGCTCGCCGGAAAAATAATAGATCAGACAAAAAAGAAAACAGTCATGGTTTATTCAGGCTTAGGCAGAATGTTTAGTGTCGTCTTTATGTTTATCGCTATTTACACGGGCTCCGTTTGGTGGATGGTGTTATTTATGATTAGCATGCAAATTTCTGCCGCTTTTTATTTTCCCGCTCTCCAATCAGCTATTCCACTCATTGTGAAGGAAAAGGATTTATTGCAATTAAATGGAGTTCATATGAATGTCGCAACTTTGTCTCGAGTTATTGGCACCGCACTTGCAGGAGCAATGCTCGTTGTAATGTCGCTATTCATGCTATACATCTCATCGTTTATCGCTTATTTTATTCTCTTTATTTTTACGTTATTTTTACAAATTGAAGAAACGAACAAACAAAAAAATATTTCTGAAAATCAATCAAAAGGTGACTTTAAAGAAGTATTGCCGATTATTAAAGGTTTTCCAATTATTATGATGACATTAATTATGACCCTTGTACCATTGTTATTTATCGGTGGTTTTAACTTAATGGTCATCAATATCAGTGAAATTCATCATGATCCTTCCGTGAAAGGATTGATTTATGCAGCAGAAGGAATTGCTTTTATGATTGGAGCTTTTTTCATCAAACAAATCAGTCATAAATGGTCACCTTATGGAATTATGTTCTTCTTTTCCGTTATAATTGGGTTAGCCCAATTGTCATTATATTTCGTTGATTTCAAATTACTAACAATCGCTTCATTCGCTGTCTTTGGTTTTGCAGTTGGATGCTTTTTCCCAACAGCCGCTACGATATTCCAAACAAAAATGCCTAAAAAATATCATGGACGTTTCTTTTCATTTCGAAACATGCTTGATCGGATCATTTTCCAAATCGTTCTTTTAGGAACAGGTTTTCTGTTAGATTTAATTGGATTAAAAATGATGGTGATTGTATTTGGGATTATTTCCTTATCGTTAACAACTATTTTTTATATTCGTTACAAACGTTACAGTAGGGAACAAAATCAAAAAAAAGATGTTACAGCAGTATAA
- a CDS encoding thioesterase II family protein, producing MDKVKLFCIPYAGGNAAVYYKWKKYLTDDIELCPIELPGRGNRIEESLCDHIISIVEDVYESVIPFLNDKSEYSIFGHSMGSLIAYELYYKLIENGYKEPVHLFFSGGIAPQRRLRESTSYHLPLEQFKEEVLKYGMKTSSLMFENQDLINFFVPILRADFKIVETYEYISKKQKIGCNMTALFGKKKKKRSNNDI from the coding sequence ATGGACAAGGTAAAATTATTTTGTATTCCCTATGCTGGAGGGAATGCAGCTGTATATTATAAATGGAAAAAGTATTTAACAGATGATATTGAACTATGCCCGATTGAACTACCGGGAAGAGGAAATAGAATAGAAGAATCTTTATGCGATCATATCATTTCAATTGTTGAGGATGTATATGAATCAGTCATTCCTTTTTTAAATGATAAATCAGAATATTCTATTTTTGGTCATAGTATGGGGAGTCTAATTGCTTATGAATTGTATTATAAGTTAATTGAAAATGGGTATAAAGAACCTGTTCATTTGTTTTTCTCTGGTGGAATAGCACCGCAAAGAAGGTTGCGTGAGTCAACTTCCTATCATCTTCCTTTAGAACAGTTTAAAGAAGAAGTTTTAAAATATGGTATGAAGACATCAAGTCTTATGTTTGAGAATCAAGATTTGATCAATTTTTTCGTCCCGATTCTTAGAGCGGACTTTAAAATCGTAGAAACGTACGAATATATTTCCAAAAAGCAAAAAATCGGCTGCAACATGACGGCTTTGTTTGGAAAAAAAAAAAAAAAAAGATCAAACAATGACATTTGA
- the tnpB gene encoding IS66 family insertion sequence element accessory protein TnpB (TnpB, as the term is used for proteins encoded by IS66 family insertion elements, is considered an accessory protein, since TnpC, encoded by a neighboring gene, is a DDE family transposase.), whose product MKHDYTDEKNIYIICGKTDMRKGIDGLATLIQDSFELDPYGDSIFLFAGWKKDRYKCLYFDGDGFAMLYKRLDNGKLQWPKDEQAVRNLSQKELRWLLEGLSIQQPKAIQPSPKGAF is encoded by the coding sequence GTGAAACATGATTATACGGATGAAAAAAATATCTATATTATCTGTGGGAAAACGGATATGCGGAAGGGGATTGACGGATTGGCTACTCTAATTCAAGATTCTTTTGAATTAGACCCCTATGGCGACTCTATATTCTTATTTGCCGGATGGAAGAAAGATAGATATAAATGTCTGTATTTCGATGGGGATGGCTTCGCCATGCTCTATAAACGACTGGACAATGGTAAGCTACAATGGCCTAAAGATGAACAAGCAGTTCGTAATCTATCTCAGAAGGAGCTCAGGTGGTTGCTTGAGGGGTTATCCATTCAGCAGCCAAAGGCCATTCAACCATCGCCAAAAGGCGCGTTCTGA
- a CDS encoding endonuclease/exonuclease/phosphatase family protein: MKHSKKLFTVILLLVVVIFSSVFPKQTAQATTENSKRDVSIRVMTYNIHAGSGSDGTYDLERIAKVIEQSGADVIGLQEVDVHWGTRSDFENGIAKLSERLDMFAFFAPIYDLDPYQEDEPRRQFGVAVLSKYPIIYAKNQQMTRLSTQDTNPSPQLTPGFAEVKINAKGAIFPFYVTHLDYRSNPYVRELQVQDMLNIFSQLPGEKILVGDMNASPDAPELLPLFTHFNDVWILAGNGSPGFTFSALNPNKRIDYIFTTAGIKIENAQVLSTLASDHLPVIADVTLRRGTSNH; encoded by the coding sequence TTGAAACATTCTAAAAAGCTGTTCACTGTTATTTTGTTGCTCGTTGTCGTCATATTTTCCTCTGTATTTCCTAAGCAAACAGCGCAAGCCACTACAGAAAATTCCAAACGGGATGTATCTATTAGAGTGATGACTTACAACATTCATGCAGGTAGTGGATCTGACGGAACGTATGATCTCGAAAGAATTGCCAAAGTGATTGAGCAATCAGGCGCAGATGTGATTGGTCTTCAGGAGGTTGATGTTCATTGGGGGACGAGAAGCGATTTTGAAAATGGAATAGCCAAACTGAGTGAGAGGCTAGATATGTTTGCTTTTTTCGCACCAATCTATGACCTTGATCCTTACCAAGAGGACGAGCCTCGAAGACAATTTGGCGTAGCTGTGTTAAGTAAATACCCAATCATTTATGCAAAAAATCAACAAATGACAAGATTATCTACTCAAGACACAAACCCTTCACCGCAACTTACACCTGGATTTGCAGAAGTTAAAATTAATGCAAAGGGAGCCATTTTCCCCTTTTATGTTACACATCTCGATTACCGATCTAACCCTTATGTAAGAGAGTTGCAAGTACAAGATATGTTAAATATTTTCTCGCAACTGCCTGGAGAAAAAATTCTCGTTGGAGATATGAATGCTTCACCTGACGCCCCAGAACTTTTACCATTGTTTACACATTTTAATGATGTTTGGATCTTAGCTGGTAATGGATCGCCTGGCTTTACATTTTCTGCACTTAATCCGAATAAGAGAATCGATTATATTTTCACAACTGCTGGTATTAAAATAGAAAATGCACAAGTACTGTCAACTTTAGCTTCAGATCATTTGCCTGTCATAGCGGATGTCACTCTTCGGCGTGGAACTAGTAATCATTGA
- a CDS encoding family 10 glycosylhydrolase: protein MGKKVVQFSLLFVLFFLTWLPDRTNAQEQTHEQLRAFWVDAFHDGIKTPEQVDQLLKDVHDANANTVIVQVRRRGDAYFNKSLEPRTQDPRLKQGFDALQDLIDKAHAMEPKIEVHAWLATLPIWNSLYPPIDANHVFNQHGPSSEGADFWLMTRYDGVIRAGADYVLDPGHPDALDYTVEQYVNVVKEYDVDGIHLDLARYMGTDWGYNPTSVERFQKEYKMADIPKPADQNWGSWRRDQVNNLVRKTYLNAIAVKPEVKVTVATIAWGAGPETQDDYEKTRTMTEVFQDWQGVLKEEIIDMAIPMNYNREHVELQKKWYDQWIAWEKKNQFNRQIAAGPAAYLNSINNTLNQTKRALEANEDGEQLAGVSFYSYAVTNVDNEPIENFINALSTAVFEQKVRVPEMPWKTNPITGYLMGVLEDQSGQLVGDTMIELKGEEGFAKFIKTDGNGWFGVSKLTPGNYIIKYKTESTNAPTVHVKVEAGKVTTAEIQANK from the coding sequence ATGGGCAAAAAAGTTGTTCAATTTAGTCTTCTATTTGTATTGTTTTTTTTGACATGGCTGCCGGACAGGACGAATGCACAGGAACAAACCCATGAACAGTTGCGCGCTTTTTGGGTTGATGCGTTCCATGATGGGATAAAAACGCCAGAACAAGTTGATCAGTTGCTCAAAGACGTACATGATGCAAATGCAAATACAGTGATTGTTCAAGTGCGTCGAAGAGGTGATGCTTATTTTAATAAATCACTTGAACCGAGAACACAGGACCCACGGTTAAAACAAGGTTTTGATGCGCTTCAAGATCTGATTGACAAGGCACATGCGATGGAGCCTAAAATCGAAGTTCATGCATGGCTTGCGACTTTGCCAATTTGGAATTCCCTTTATCCTCCGATCGATGCAAACCATGTTTTTAATCAGCATGGACCATCTTCGGAAGGAGCAGATTTTTGGTTAATGACAAGGTATGATGGTGTTATTCGAGCTGGTGCCGACTATGTTCTCGATCCAGGGCATCCAGATGCTCTTGATTATACAGTTGAACAATATGTGAATGTTGTAAAGGAATATGATGTAGATGGGATTCATTTAGATCTTGCAAGATATATGGGAACGGATTGGGGGTATAATCCGACTAGTGTTGAACGTTTTCAAAAAGAATATAAAATGGCGGATATTCCTAAGCCAGCTGATCAAAATTGGGGAAGTTGGAGAAGAGATCAGGTGAATAATCTTGTTCGCAAGACTTATTTAAATGCAATTGCTGTCAAACCAGAAGTAAAAGTAACTGTTGCTACAATTGCTTGGGGAGCTGGACCGGAGACACAAGATGATTATGAAAAAACACGGACAATGACAGAAGTATTTCAAGATTGGCAGGGGGTGCTGAAAGAAGAAATAATTGACATGGCGATTCCGATGAATTATAACCGCGAGCATGTAGAGTTACAAAAGAAATGGTATGATCAATGGATTGCATGGGAAAAGAAAAATCAATTTAATAGACAAATTGCAGCTGGGCCTGCTGCATATTTAAATTCAATTAACAATACTCTCAATCAAACAAAACGGGCTCTTGAGGCGAATGAAGACGGTGAACAGCTCGCTGGGGTAAGTTTCTATAGTTACGCTGTTACAAATGTAGATAACGAGCCGATAGAAAATTTTATTAACGCATTATCTACTGCTGTTTTTGAACAAAAAGTTCGAGTACCCGAGATGCCGTGGAAAACAAATCCGATAACAGGTTATTTAATGGGAGTTCTTGAAGATCAAAGCGGACAGCTTGTTGGTGATACGATGATAGAGTTAAAAGGTGAGGAAGGATTCGCTAAATTTATAAAAACAGATGGAAATGGATGGTTTGGCGTCAGTAAACTTACACCAGGAAACTATATTATAAAATATAAAACCGAGAGCACAAATGCCCCAACTGTTCATGTAAAAGTTGAAGCCGGTAAAGTGACGACAGCGGAGATTCAGGCTAATAAGTAG